From Actinomycetota bacterium, one genomic window encodes:
- the recD gene encoding exodeoxyribonuclease V subunit alpha: MNGAGPAHDALLGVVDPRDARRVQRGPHPLRDFNAAGILAPADVHVATTLSRLVGEADPSVLLAVALAVRAPRFGHVFADLATARRSVTADEDVAVDADSLPWPDVDSWVEAVATSPLTALTSPLTAVTSPAITGGTPAGSTETDTPAEGERPLRLVGSHVYLDRYWRYQQRVVDALRRRSASGTHPVDVDVLRDGLDRLFRADRAADGGLRPRLAATVAVLRPLAVIAGGPGTGKTTTVASILALLEEQAAAAGRRPPRIALAAPTGKAADRLAEAVHERVVQLRTDDAIRARLTALGASTIHRLLGVRSDSRTRFRHDRTDPLPHDVVVIDETSMVSLSLMAKLLDAVRDDARLVLVGDPDQLTSVETGTVLGDVVGPTTAGLHLTEAARSALGRLTGQPVAAHPPPAGSTIGDSIVVLTTIHRFGRRSGIAELATAIQRGRVAAALELLDEGRPDVGWIPADPARDTFRGTLGPVRDAVSAAWAAVHAAARAGSAPDALDALGRLRILCAHRRGPAGVATWVARTERWLAQHVDGYDTDPAWYVGRPVMVTANDYQVGVFNGEQGVVVQQRDGRVAVAFEQGGDVRLLDPARLDAVETAHAMTVHKSQGSQFAHVIVVLTEPASPILTRQLLYTAVTRARERVTIVGRPEAVRAAIDRQVQRASGLRDALWGASTPGQP, translated from the coding sequence GTGAATGGTGCTGGCCCCGCCCACGATGCGCTGCTCGGGGTGGTGGATCCGCGCGACGCCCGCCGGGTGCAGCGCGGACCGCACCCGCTCCGCGACTTCAACGCGGCTGGGATCCTCGCACCGGCCGACGTGCACGTGGCAACCACGCTGTCGCGCCTGGTCGGTGAAGCCGACCCCAGCGTGCTCCTGGCGGTGGCCCTGGCCGTCCGCGCCCCGCGGTTCGGGCACGTGTTCGCTGACCTGGCGACCGCCCGCCGCTCGGTGACCGCCGACGAGGACGTGGCCGTCGACGCGGACTCCCTGCCGTGGCCGGACGTCGACAGCTGGGTGGAGGCGGTCGCCACCAGCCCGTTGACCGCCCTCACCAGCCCGTTGACCGCCGTCACCAGCCCCGCGATCACCGGCGGCACGCCCGCCGGCTCAACCGAGACGGACACACCCGCCGAGGGTGAGCGGCCCCTGCGGCTGGTCGGGTCGCATGTCTACCTCGACCGGTACTGGCGGTACCAGCAGCGCGTCGTGGACGCCCTGCGGCGGCGGAGCGCCAGTGGGACCCACCCCGTCGACGTGGACGTCCTCCGCGACGGCCTCGATCGCTTGTTCCGCGCCGACCGCGCCGCGGACGGCGGGCTTCGGCCACGGCTGGCGGCCACCGTGGCGGTGCTCCGGCCACTCGCGGTGATCGCCGGTGGACCCGGGACGGGGAAGACCACCACCGTGGCGTCGATCCTGGCGCTGCTGGAGGAACAGGCCGCCGCCGCGGGCCGTCGTCCCCCACGGATCGCGTTGGCGGCTCCCACAGGGAAGGCCGCCGACCGCCTGGCGGAAGCGGTGCACGAGCGGGTCGTGCAGCTGCGCACCGACGATGCGATCCGCGCGCGGCTGACGGCCCTGGGCGCCTCGACGATCCACCGGCTGCTGGGCGTGCGATCCGACAGCCGGACACGCTTCCGCCATGACCGCACCGACCCGCTCCCGCACGACGTGGTCGTGATCGACGAGACGTCGATGGTGTCGCTGTCGCTGATGGCCAAGCTCCTCGACGCCGTCCGCGACGATGCCCGCCTCGTCCTGGTTGGCGACCCCGACCAGCTCACGTCGGTCGAGACGGGGACGGTCCTGGGCGACGTCGTCGGCCCGACCACCGCCGGGCTGCACCTGACCGAGGCCGCGCGCAGCGCCTTGGGCCGGCTCACGGGCCAGCCGGTCGCGGCACACCCGCCTCCCGCCGGGTCGACCATCGGCGACAGCATCGTGGTGCTCACCACGATCCACCGTTTCGGTCGCCGGTCGGGGATCGCGGAGCTCGCCACCGCGATCCAGCGAGGGCGCGTCGCGGCGGCCCTCGAGCTCCTCGATGAGGGGCGACCCGACGTCGGCTGGATCCCCGCTGACCCGGCGCGGGACACGTTCCGGGGCACGCTGGGTCCGGTCCGCGATGCGGTGAGCGCCGCCTGGGCGGCGGTGCACGCAGCGGCACGAGCCGGGTCCGCGCCCGACGCCCTCGATGCCCTCGGCCGGCTGCGGATCCTGTGCGCACACCGGCGTGGGCCGGCGGGCGTCGCCACGTGGGTGGCGCGCACCGAGCGGTGGCTCGCACAGCACGTGGACGGCTACGACACCGACCCAGCGTGGTACGTGGGACGGCCGGTGATGGTGACTGCGAACGACTACCAGGTCGGCGTGTTCAACGGTGAGCAGGGCGTGGTCGTGCAGCAGCGCGATGGCCGCGTCGCCGTCGCGTTCGAGCAGGGCGGTGACGTGCGGCTGCTCGACCCGGCTCGCCTGGACGCCGTCGAGACCGCACACGCCATGACCGTGCACAAGAGCCAGGGGTCGCAGTTCGCGCACGTGATCGTCGTGTTGACCGAACCTGCCTCACCGATCCTCACCCGCCAACTGCTGTACACGGCGGTCACACGCGCCCGGGAACGCGTCACGATCGTCGGCAGGCCCGAAGCGGTGCGCGCGGCGATCGACCGGCAGGTCCAGCGTGCCTCCGGCCTGCGCGACGCGCTATGGGGCGCTTCGACGCCGGGGCAACCGTGA
- the arfB gene encoding aminoacyl-tRNA hydrolase translates to MSTIRIRRGISIPEHDIELRFARSGGPGGQHVNTSATKVELRFDLEETGALTDEQKQRVRERLGSRLTNDGVLVLHASEHRSQTRNRQAAVGRLRNLLRDALEVRTPRKPTRPSRSARERRLQHKRERSEIKRLRRPPEV, encoded by the coding sequence ATGAGCACCATCCGGATCCGTCGCGGCATCTCGATCCCCGAACACGACATCGAGCTCCGCTTCGCCCGATCGGGTGGGCCGGGTGGGCAGCACGTGAACACCTCGGCGACCAAGGTCGAGCTGCGCTTCGACCTGGAGGAGACCGGCGCTCTGACGGATGAGCAGAAGCAGCGTGTGCGCGAGCGGCTGGGGTCGAGGCTGACCAACGACGGCGTCCTGGTGCTGCACGCGTCGGAACATCGCAGCCAGACCCGGAACCGTCAGGCTGCCGTCGGCCGCCTGCGCAACCTCCTACGAGATGCCCTCGAGGTACGGACGCCACGGAAACCCACGCGGCCCAGTCGGTCGGCGCGCGAGCGACGGCTGCAGCACAAGCGGGAACGTTCCGAGATCAAGCGCCTCCGTCGTCCCCCGGAGGTCTAG
- a CDS encoding NAD(P)/FAD-dependent oxidoreductase: MSSELWDVVVVGAGPAGTAAALAAKQARPDATVLVVDKATFPRDKTCGDAIGPQAHGELRALDADVLKPDERVTRFRLCGPGGAEASGVPSVTGYVVPREQFDARLVETARDRGTELVTEQVSTVTCVGDDVVVNGRWRARTVIAADGAHSTVRRVLSPQPRPAPQLSERRGRDRGVAVAVRAYAPAVPGRDELLIAWQAGGGLRYVWSFPTCDGRLNVGACAPVGGFTGGRRELRKRVAEVLPDVDIDDRTLRGHLLPLSTSIAPLTTGPVLYAGDAARLINPLSGEGIFYAIASGRLAGEAAVTAPDPAATYRRRLRTRLGRHWRHTRILARLLDVPWTVQATLAAAATPAIFDLLVDVALGDGTFRARHLPAVAAACLRGEEASSG, translated from the coding sequence GTGTCGTCGGAGCTGTGGGATGTCGTGGTGGTCGGCGCGGGGCCGGCCGGAACCGCCGCGGCGCTCGCGGCGAAACAGGCCCGCCCCGACGCGACCGTCCTGGTCGTGGACAAGGCAACGTTCCCGCGCGACAAGACCTGCGGTGACGCCATCGGCCCACAGGCCCACGGCGAACTGCGGGCGCTGGATGCGGACGTCCTGAAGCCGGACGAGCGGGTGACGCGGTTCCGCCTGTGTGGCCCCGGCGGGGCGGAAGCGAGTGGCGTGCCCAGTGTCACCGGGTACGTGGTGCCCCGCGAGCAGTTCGACGCGCGGCTGGTCGAGACCGCCCGGGACCGGGGCACGGAACTCGTCACCGAGCAGGTGTCAACGGTGACGTGCGTGGGGGACGACGTCGTGGTCAACGGGCGGTGGCGCGCCCGGACGGTCATCGCCGCTGACGGGGCCCACTCAACGGTGCGCCGCGTGCTGTCACCCCAGCCTCGGCCGGCACCACAGCTCAGCGAGCGCAGAGGCCGCGACCGCGGGGTGGCCGTCGCTGTCCGCGCGTACGCACCGGCCGTCCCCGGTCGCGACGAGCTGCTGATCGCGTGGCAAGCCGGCGGCGGCTTGCGCTACGTCTGGTCGTTCCCGACCTGTGACGGCCGCCTCAACGTCGGGGCGTGCGCGCCCGTGGGAGGTTTCACCGGCGGGCGGCGGGAGCTGAGGAAGCGGGTCGCGGAGGTGCTCCCCGACGTCGACATCGACGACCGCACACTGCGAGGTCACCTCCTCCCGCTGTCGACCTCGATTGCCCCCCTGACCACCGGACCGGTGCTGTACGCCGGCGATGCGGCCCGTCTGATCAACCCACTGTCGGGGGAGGGCATCTTCTACGCCATCGCTTCGGGTCGACTCGCGGGCGAGGCGGCGGTGACCGCACCCGACCCCGCCGCGACCTACCGGCGGAGGTTGCGCACCCGGTTGGGCCGCCACTGGCGCCACACCCGCATCCTCGCACGCCTGCTCGATGTGCCGTGGACCGTCCAGGCCACGCTGGCAGCCGCCGCGACACCGGCGATCTTCGACCTACTGGTCGACGTGGCGTTGGGCGACGGGACCTTCCGGGCGCGTCACCTGCCCGCGGTCGCCGCTGCGTGTCTGCGGGGCGAGGAGGCGAGCAGCGGCTGA
- a CDS encoding UvrD-helicase domain-containing protein, protein MSPTAPTTMHRFDPAGRLPTGTVVLEASAGTGKTYTMAGLVARYVAQGYRLPELLVVTFTRAATAELRDRVRRRLVSVADHLEHVLAGSDPDRTDDRVAALLSTGGRAEVAERRRRLLVALGEFDAATIATIHGFCQHVLHGAGLAGDVDRDATLVDDQGDLVEAVVDDLMVRRFHRTVGEPPISRRDLSAIAAAVVANSDATIVPQRPADRTAALRVELARAVRTEVADRKRAASQLSYDDLLARLAEVLGDPHRGPAARRRLRAQYRIALVDEFQDTDPVQCDILSAVFGGVSDGRGLILIGDPKQAIYRFRGADVHSYLTAATRAPTRYTLDVNWRSDGGLLHAYNVLFRGAALGHPDIAYRAVKCSDGLRHPRLVGAPSDAPLRIRFVARHPGLRTTRWGAVQADAARRHIAADLAADVVGLLESGAQIISRGADGGERSRASIRPADIAVLVPRNVEAALVQRSLRDVAVPAVINGVGSVFATPAATDWLRLLEALERPASSARARAAALTPFVGWNAQDVAATVDQPDRLVDVHLWLHRWAAILRHHSVASLVQTLTTDQRLAERLLAREAGERLLTDIHHIGELLHAAATAEEFGVTALTNWLRARIAEAGDDLDAEERARRLESDAEAVQVVTIHGSKGLEFPVVYCPFLWSSRPVDTNVPMFHDPGTAPGRIVDVGGDSVPDFDHHQRLTEREQKGEDLRMLYVALTRARHQAVVWWVPAARGQDSAVARVLFCRSRDGRVLSQGRASLPSDADAQRRLGELAARAGGTIAIEATPPDPKTRAWTAAPETGQPLAAATFDRSVDGTWQRASYTALIAVRDDALVTSEPAEHVVDDEPSLATAAGAVEDGLDDDSRLRSVLSPLADVPGGADVGTFVHAVLEHTDFAADDLDRELTAQVAVQVTRRSVGVGDQAALVAGLRRVIETPLGALVGDVRLRDVTAADRLDEVAFELPLVPATSPSADLAVAAIGELLATRLAEDGPLAGYPARLDDPGFRRNIRGYLTGSIDLVVRVRGPGGAPRFVVVDHKTNRLGDGDGPLTAWHYRPAALADAMARGHYPLQALLYSVALHRYLRWRLDGYRPETHLGGVLYLFVRGMTGADVPRIDGQPCGVFPWRPPASLIEAVSDLLDRGTTA, encoded by the coding sequence ATGAGCCCCACGGCGCCCACCACGATGCACCGCTTCGACCCGGCGGGGCGGCTCCCGACCGGCACGGTGGTGCTCGAGGCCAGCGCCGGGACCGGGAAGACCTACACGATGGCGGGGCTCGTCGCGCGGTACGTGGCCCAGGGCTACCGGCTGCCTGAGCTGCTGGTGGTGACGTTCACGCGTGCGGCCACCGCCGAGCTCCGCGACCGCGTCCGTCGACGCCTGGTCAGCGTCGCTGACCACCTGGAGCACGTCCTGGCAGGATCCGATCCCGACCGCACCGACGACCGGGTCGCCGCGCTGCTGAGCACCGGCGGCCGCGCGGAGGTCGCCGAGCGGCGCCGGCGGCTGCTCGTCGCGCTCGGCGAGTTCGATGCGGCGACGATCGCGACCATCCACGGCTTCTGTCAGCACGTCCTACACGGCGCCGGGCTGGCCGGAGACGTCGACCGGGACGCCACGCTGGTCGACGACCAGGGTGACCTGGTCGAGGCGGTGGTCGACGACCTGATGGTGAGACGTTTCCACCGCACCGTTGGCGAGCCGCCGATCTCGCGCCGCGATCTGTCGGCGATCGCGGCGGCGGTGGTCGCCAACTCCGACGCGACGATCGTCCCTCAGCGGCCCGCCGACCGCACGGCCGCGCTCCGCGTGGAGCTCGCCCGGGCGGTCCGCACGGAGGTCGCCGACCGTAAGCGGGCTGCCAGTCAGCTGTCGTACGACGACCTGCTGGCGCGGCTGGCCGAGGTCCTCGGCGACCCTCATCGGGGGCCCGCCGCGCGACGCCGGCTGCGTGCCCAGTACCGCATCGCCCTGGTCGACGAGTTCCAGGACACCGACCCGGTGCAGTGCGACATCCTGTCGGCGGTCTTCGGTGGTGTGAGCGACGGGCGCGGCCTGATCCTGATCGGCGACCCCAAGCAGGCCATCTACCGCTTCCGTGGTGCGGACGTCCACTCCTACCTGACCGCGGCGACGCGGGCCCCCACCCGCTACACCCTGGATGTCAACTGGCGATCCGATGGCGGCCTGCTCCACGCCTACAACGTGCTGTTCCGTGGGGCTGCGCTGGGCCACCCCGACATCGCCTACCGCGCCGTCAAGTGCAGCGACGGTCTGCGCCACCCGCGCCTGGTCGGCGCCCCGTCGGACGCACCCCTCCGGATCCGGTTCGTCGCCCGCCACCCGGGCCTGCGCACGACCCGGTGGGGGGCCGTCCAGGCGGACGCCGCCCGCAGGCACATCGCCGCGGATCTGGCCGCCGACGTCGTCGGCCTGCTCGAGTCCGGGGCGCAGATTATCAGCCGCGGCGCCGACGGTGGCGAACGCAGCCGTGCCAGCATCCGCCCTGCCGACATCGCGGTCCTCGTGCCCCGCAACGTCGAGGCGGCGTTGGTGCAACGCAGCCTGCGTGACGTCGCTGTCCCGGCGGTGATCAACGGTGTCGGGAGCGTGTTCGCCACCCCAGCCGCCACCGACTGGCTCCGCCTCCTCGAGGCGCTGGAGCGGCCGGCCTCGTCCGCCCGCGCCCGAGCGGCGGCGCTGACGCCGTTCGTGGGCTGGAACGCCCAGGACGTCGCCGCCACGGTCGACCAACCCGACCGTCTCGTGGACGTCCACCTGTGGCTGCACCGATGGGCCGCGATCCTGCGCCACCACAGCGTGGCGTCGCTGGTGCAGACGCTCACCACCGACCAGCGGCTCGCCGAGCGTCTCCTGGCGCGGGAAGCCGGCGAGCGCCTGCTCACCGACATCCACCACATCGGCGAGCTGCTGCACGCGGCGGCGACCGCAGAGGAGTTCGGCGTCACCGCCCTGACCAACTGGCTACGTGCGCGGATCGCCGAAGCCGGCGACGACCTCGACGCCGAGGAGCGGGCCCGCCGCCTCGAGTCCGACGCCGAAGCGGTCCAGGTCGTGACCATCCACGGCAGCAAGGGCCTGGAGTTCCCCGTCGTCTACTGCCCGTTCCTGTGGTCGTCGCGGCCCGTCGACACCAACGTCCCGATGTTCCACGACCCGGGCACCGCACCGGGCCGGATCGTCGACGTCGGTGGCGACAGCGTCCCGGATTTCGATCACCACCAACGCCTCACGGAACGAGAGCAGAAGGGTGAGGACCTGAGGATGCTGTACGTCGCCCTGACCCGGGCACGCCACCAGGCCGTGGTGTGGTGGGTCCCGGCCGCACGTGGCCAGGACTCGGCGGTGGCACGGGTTCTGTTCTGCCGCTCCCGCGACGGGCGGGTGCTCAGCCAGGGCCGGGCTTCGCTGCCGAGCGACGCGGATGCGCAGCGGCGACTGGGGGAGCTGGCCGCCCGCGCCGGTGGGACGATCGCGATCGAAGCCACCCCACCCGACCCGAAGACGCGGGCCTGGACGGCCGCACCCGAAACGGGCCAGCCGCTAGCCGCGGCCACGTTCGACCGCAGCGTGGATGGCACGTGGCAGCGGGCCTCGTACACGGCGCTGATCGCCGTTCGCGACGATGCGCTGGTGACCAGCGAGCCCGCCGAGCACGTCGTCGATGACGAACCGTCACTGGCCACAGCAGCTGGTGCGGTCGAGGACGGCCTCGACGACGACAGCCGGCTGCGTTCGGTCCTATCACCGCTGGCCGACGTGCCGGGCGGAGCGGATGTCGGCACGTTCGTCCACGCCGTCCTGGAACACACCGACTTCGCGGCGGACGACCTCGACCGGGAGCTCACCGCGCAGGTGGCGGTGCAGGTCACGCGACGCTCGGTCGGCGTGGGCGACCAGGCGGCACTGGTCGCCGGGCTGCGGCGGGTGATCGAGACCCCGCTCGGCGCGCTGGTCGGCGACGTTCGCCTCCGCGACGTGACCGCCGCCGACCGCCTGGACGAGGTCGCCTTCGAGCTCCCCCTGGTTCCAGCGACCTCCCCCAGCGCTGACCTGGCCGTTGCCGCGATCGGGGAGCTGCTGGCCACCCGGCTGGCAGAGGATGGTCCGCTGGCCGGGTACCCGGCTCGGCTCGACGATCCCGGCTTCCGCCGCAACATCCGCGGGTACCTGACCGGCTCGATCGATCTGGTCGTCCGCGTGCGCGGTCCCGGCGGTGCACCGCGGTTCGTGGTGGTGGACCACAAGACCAACCGCCTCGGTGACGGCGACGGACCGCTCACCGCCTGGCACTACCGGCCGGCCGCGCTGGCCGACGCGATGGCGCGCGGCCACTACCCGTTGCAGGCGCTGCTCTACAGCGTCGCGCTGCACCGTTACCTGCGCTGGCGGCTGGACGGCTACCGGCCCGAGACCCACCTGGGCGGGGTGCTGTACCTGTTCGTGCGCGGGATGACCGGAGCGGACGTCCCCCGGATCGACGGCCAACCCTGCGGGGTGTTCCCCTGGCGGCCGCCTGCGTCGCTGATCGAGGCGGTCAGCGACCTGCTCGATCGCGGGACGACCGCGTGA